From a region of the Stegostoma tigrinum isolate sSteTig4 chromosome 25, sSteTig4.hap1, whole genome shotgun sequence genome:
- the sephs1 gene encoding selenide, water dikinase 1 isoform X2: MDTCVIPLRHGGLSLVQTTDYFYPIVDDPYMMGRIACANVLSDLYAMGVTECDNMLMLLGVSNKMTDKERDKVMPLIIQGFKDAADEAGTSVTGGQTVLNPWIILGGVATTVCQPNEFIMPDNAVPGDVLVLTKPLGTQVAVAVHQWLDIPEKWNKIKLVVTQEDVELAYQEAMMNMARLNRTAAGLMHTFNAHAATDITGFGILGHAQNLAKQQRNEVSFVIHNLPVLAKMAAVSKACGNMFGLMHGTCPETSGGLLICLPREQAARFCAEIKSPKYGEGYQAWIIGIVEKGNRSARIIDKPRIIEVAPTIATQNVNPTPGATS; encoded by the exons ATGGATACATGTGTTATTCCCTTAAGACATGGTGGACTTTCTCTAGTTCAAACAACAGATTATTTTTATCCCATTGTTGATGATCCTTACATGATG GGTCGTATTGCTTGTGCCAATGTTCTAAGTGATCTTTATGCCATGGGTGTCACAGAGTGTGACAATATGTTGATGCTGCTTGGAGTCAGCAATAAAATGACAGATAAG GAGCGGGACAAAGTAATGCCACTAATAATACAGGGTTTTAAAGATGCAGCAGATGAGGCAGGTACATCAGTAACTGGTGGACAAACGGTATTAAACCCTTGGATCATTTTAGGAGGTGTGGCCACAACAGTCTGCCAACCGAATGAGTTCATCAT GCCGGACAATGCAGTACCAGGCGATGTTTTGGTACTAACAAAACCACTTGGAACTCAAGTAGCAGTTGCTGTGCACCAGTGGCTTGATATA CCAGAAAAATGGAATAAGATTAAGCTTGTTGTCACTCAAGAGGATGTGGAGTTGGCTTACCAGGAAGCAATGATGAATATGGCACGATTAAACAGAACCG CTGCCGGCCTTATGCACACCTTCAATGCACATGCAGCCACGGATATTACAGGCTTTGGGATTCTTGGACATGCTCAGAACCTGGCAAAACAACAACGAAACGAAGTGTCATTTGTGATCCATAACCTTCCTGTCCTTGCTAAGATGGCAGCAGTGAGCAAAGCGTGTGGGAATATGTTTGGATTGATGCATGGCACTTGCCCTGAAACATCAG GAGGCCTCCTGATCTGTCTTCCGCGGGAACAAGCAGCTCGGTTTTGTGCAGAAATAAAATCACCAAAATACGGTGAAGGTTATCAGGCATGGATAATTGGGATTGTGGAGAAGGGCAATCGTAGTGCCAGGATCATAGACAAACCACGGATCATCGAAGTAGCTCCAACAATTGCAACACAAAATGTTAATCCAACTCCTGGTGCCAcgtcttaa